The genomic stretch GAGGCCGACTTCGAGACCCTCGAGAAGGCAGTCAAGCGCCTGCTCGATCGGGCTTCGCTGCGTCCTCGCTCGGTTGTGGACACGCCGGAGGCGACCCCCTAGACTTTCTGAGGGTTGTGAGACGATGGAGGCGGCAAAGGCGATGAGAGCCCTGTTGATTGGCACAATGACTGCGCTGATCCGGGTGTACCAGCTCTTCTCGCGGATGACGCCCCGGCGTTGCCGGTACCACCCCACCTGTTCGCAGTACGCGCTGGAGGCCATCACCGGGCACGGCCCGCTCAAAGGTCTCTTGCTCGCAACCTGGCGCCTCTTGCGGTGCCACCCCTGGACCCCAGGGGGTTACGACCCGGTGCCTCCGGCACCGCTTAGGAGACCTGAGTGAACCCGATCGACTTTCTAAGCCACCAGATGATGATCCCCATCCTCAACGCCTTCTACGCGTTCACGCACTCGTACGGCCTGGCGATCATCCTTCTGACGGTGACCATCAAGGCGGCGCTCTTCCCCTTGACCGCCAAGCAGTTCAAGGCCAGCCGCCAGATGCAGGCCCTCCAGCCCAAGCTGGTGGAGCTCCAGGCCAAGTACAAGGACAAGCCCGAAGAGCTCCAGGCCAAGATGATGGAGTTCTACAAGGACCACAACGCGAACCCCTTCAGCAGCTGCCTGCCCATGCTGATCCAGCTGCCCTTCCTGTTCGCGCTCTACTCCTCGCTCGGCAACAAGGAGTTCCAGGCCCAGATCGCCCACAAGAGCTTCCTGTTCATCCAGAACCTCGCGGCGGTGGGCGTCCTGCCCGGCAAGGATCACGCCGGGGTGCCCCACGGTCTGCTCTGGGACAACCTGCTCCTGGTGCTCTTCTTCGGCCTCTCGACCTACGTGATGCAGAAGACCATGACCACCAACCCCGACGACCCCATGCAGAAGCAGATGCTCACCATGATGCCCATCATGATGACCGTCATGTTCCTCTTCTTCCCCCTGCCGTCGGGCATCCTCCTCTACATCGCCGTCTCCAACATCATCACCTTGGGCCAGAACCTCGTCCTGATGCGGGCGAATCCCCTCCCCGCGGGCGCTCCTTCGGTCCCGGCTTCCAAGGCCGTGATCGACACCACCCCGACGGTCATCAAGGACGATTCTTCCAAGTCCGATAAGAAGTAAGCAGCAGGAAAGAGAGGCTCCACCGGTGGAACAGATCGAGCACGTCGGAAAGACTTATCAGCA from bacterium encodes the following:
- the yidD gene encoding membrane protein insertion efficiency factor YidD encodes the protein MRALLIGTMTALIRVYQLFSRMTPRRCRYHPTCSQYALEAITGHGPLKGLLLATWRLLRCHPWTPGGYDPVPPAPLRRPE
- the yidC gene encoding membrane protein insertase YidC gives rise to the protein MNPIDFLSHQMMIPILNAFYAFTHSYGLAIILLTVTIKAALFPLTAKQFKASRQMQALQPKLVELQAKYKDKPEELQAKMMEFYKDHNANPFSSCLPMLIQLPFLFALYSSLGNKEFQAQIAHKSFLFIQNLAAVGVLPGKDHAGVPHGLLWDNLLLVLFFGLSTYVMQKTMTTNPDDPMQKQMLTMMPIMMTVMFLFFPLPSGILLYIAVSNIITLGQNLVLMRANPLPAGAPSVPASKAVIDTTPTVIKDDSSKSDKK